AGCGCACAAGTTACACGCCACACAGCGCTCTTCTCCATTGGGATCAAGTGTCAACGCAATCTTGCCGCGAAAACGTGGAGGAAGGTAAACAGGCTCTTCTGGATACATAAGAGTTTCACGTTTTGAAAACGCATTTAAAGCGACAATCCAAATACTGCGAAGCTGTGTGCCAACGCCAACAAGTAATTCTTTAAGTGTCATTCTCTTTCTCCCCGCCTATTGCGCTTTCCAGAAAATAAGAGCTGCGGTAACAAGGAAGTTTAACAATGTCAGTGGCAGACAGATCCTCCAACCGAAGGACATCACCTGATCATAACGTGGCCGAGGCAATGCCGCACGGATAAGAATAAACATAATCATAAAGAAACCTGTTTTAAGGCAGAACCAAAGCCATGCCGGCAAGAAAGGCCCAAGCCATCCGCCAAAAAACAAGGTCACCATCAAAGCCGAAACGGTCACAATGCCGAGATATTCGCCGACAAAGAACATCCCAAATTTCATACCCGAATATTCAAGATGATAACCGTCTGCAATTTCCTGCTCTGTTTCCGGCTGATCAAAAGGATGACGATGGCAGACGGCCATGCCTGCAATGCAAAAAGCAAAAAAACCAAGAAATTGCGGAATAACATTCCATAAATGGGCTTGGCTTTGAACAATATCAATTAAATTATAAGACCCTGCCTGCGCCACAACCCCTAAAAGAGCAAGCCCCAAAAAGACCTCATAACTCAATGTCTGAACCGCAGCACGCATTGCGCCTAGCAACGAATATTTATTATTGCTCGACCAGCCTGCAAACAAGACAGCATAAACTCCGAGCCCTGCAAGCATCAAGAAAAAGAGAAGTCCAATATTTAAATTGGCAACAACAATACTTGACGTCATCGGCACAACAGCAAAAGCCAACAGTAATCCCGTAAAGGCAATGGCTGGCGCCATGATGAAAATCAAAGGGTCTGCGAATTTTGGCACCCAGTCCTCTTTAAAGAACATCTTCACCATATCGGCGACCAGCTGAAGCGAACCGCCCCAGCCAACACGGTTAGGCCCATAGCGGTTCTGAAAAAGTCCCAAAACACGGCGCTCAATAAAGCTCATAAGCGCACCAACCATGACGACAACCAAGACAATCACAGCGGCTCTTATAATGCTTAATAAAATATCGAGAAAATCTGGTGTCAGCCACTGCATTATTTCATCCTCCTCGACAAATCACAATTTTTATAAGCCATTTCTGGCGCTAGCGTTGGATAACCAAGAGGCAAAGCAACCTGTCCTTCGCTCAAATTCTCCGAAAGCGTAACAGGAAGTTCAAAACGCTTACCCTCATGTTCCAAAGAAAGCATTTCTCCTGCCTTTAAGCCGATCCGATCTGCCTCTTGTCGATTCAAAGATGCAGAAGCCTTCGACATTCTTTTTTGGAAAACAGGTGAACGCTGGGAAAGCTCTTCGCTGCCAAAAAGCTGATAATCGGGCACAATACGCCATTTCCCAGCGTGAGGCTGAAACGCAGCTGGAATTTTGGTGAAATAATGCAAGCCTTGTGAAGCCGTTTCAAAGAAACGCTTCCCTGGATCGCCATGGCGCAAATGCCCCCCAACTTCATCTTGAAATTTATTCCAAGCCTGTGGAGAGTTCCAGCCTGGCGCCCATGCAAAAGGCACTTCAGAACGTGCGGCGGAAGGCTGGTTATTTCCTTCCATCGAAAAGGCAAACATACTATCAGGGTCTTGTGGCTGGCGTGGCTCGTGCACACTGATGTCAGCCCGCATGGCTGTACGTCCACTAGAACATTGCGGCGAACGTGGAAGCTTCTGCCCAAGAATTCTAAAATCGGCGTTTGGCGCAACATCTTTAAGCGCTTTTAATTCAGGAAATTCTGCTGTGAGATTTTCAATCACGGCATCAAGCTGTCCCCAATTAACGTCCCCTTTTTCCTTAAAATTACGAATAGCGTAAATCCAGCGCCAGCTTTCCGCCATAACCACAGAAGTATCGTAAAAAGCAGGATCATAAACTTGGAAGAAACGTTGGGCACGCCCTTCATTATTGACAACTGTGCCATCACCTTCTGCAAAACTTGCCGCAGAAAGAAGATAATTGGCCTTATCAGTAATGGCATTCGTT
The genomic region above belongs to Acetobacteraceae bacterium and contains:
- the nuoH gene encoding NADH-quinone oxidoreductase subunit NuoH: MQWLTPDFLDILLSIIRAAVIVLVVVMVGALMSFIERRVLGLFQNRYGPNRVGWGGSLQLVADMVKMFFKEDWVPKFADPLIFIMAPAIAFTGLLLAFAVVPMTSSIVVANLNIGLLFFLMLAGLGVYAVLFAGWSSNNKYSLLGAMRAAVQTLSYEVFLGLALLGVVAQAGSYNLIDIVQSQAHLWNVIPQFLGFFAFCIAGMAVCHRHPFDQPETEQEIADGYHLEYSGMKFGMFFVGEYLGIVTVSALMVTLFFGGWLGPFLPAWLWFCLKTGFFMIMFILIRAALPRPRYDQVMSFGWRICLPLTLLNFLVTAALIFWKAQ